The window agaatatgcatcttctttttgttttcatattataatttatatttaattgtgttgtggtttgcagtgtttggtgttgtttcactttaaatttgtttaaaaggaaaaagatgaaaatgtaaatagttaaaagttgaactgaatagttggtttttgtaatatatgatttattacattttattaggagtgaataaataaaagtatatttacgatggaccctagagacaaagcgcatacgaactccaaaacacgtacaaaacacaacagaagtgctccaggatgctcgGCGcggtgttgagcttttgttacctagtggctacacaagccaggaagtactaacgaccagatttggtgtgtggtagtaacaggtaaattaacttttttttaaaaattacttgaatatatatgagtgcttgtgtataaatacacatatgctttcatttctgtaatttaagtgatctaggtagttCTGTTTcggaagttcagttaacactAGGAAtatgctttggagtttgtacatgctttgtctccAGGGGCCActgcacacatatataaataaaaaaaacaaaactttattttgcagtagtaattccttttgtgaataattttcttttattgttcataaattaaagcaacaaaacaacctgaagagctggCTCTTTTTAGTTAGCAGagccagaaatcccatcactaataaGTACTTCTGCTTTAAGCGGATTTGTGGCAGGACAGCATTTACAAATAAACTGGTTAATCAGTGAAATCTTTCAGTTCTTTCGTTTGGTCTACACTCCTGCTATAGTTGAGTTTAATGAAACAGTGGTATTGAATAGGTCTGTAACTTTAAGTTCAGTTTGTGGCTCTGTCAGTTAAGGAGAAAGGAAAGCACACATGACAAACGGGTTAATATTCCAGACTCAAGAAAAGCGAAAAGTTAATGTTTGGAATCTCAGTTGGTAATTGTTAAGTTATAACGTAGTACTTCAGAAGTTGCTTGGGGGATACTGGCAGATATTTTGATAACTTTCAGGACTTGCCTGaatcatgatttaaaaaaaaaaaaaaaaacaacacacaacaaGATGGCAGAACAAAGCTCTTAAAGTGAAAGTGGGTGGCTCTTAAAAGAGCCGTTTGATGGATTGGGGTGAAGGAGTTTAACCGCCGAAGCCGTACAGAGTGCGGCCCTGCCTCTTCAGAGCGTACACCACATCCATGGCGGTCACAGTCTTCCTCTTAGCGTGCTCAGTGTAGGTGACGGCGTCGCGGATGACGTTCTCCAGAAACACCTTGAGCACACCGCGGGTCTCCTCGTAGATCAGACCGGAGATACGCTTCACTCCGCCACGGCGAGCCAGACGGCGGATGGCCGGTTTGGTGATGCCCTGGATGTTATCACGGAGAACTTTACGGTGACGCTTGGCGCCTCCTTTTCCGAGTCCTTTGCCGCCCTTGCCTCGTCCACTCATGGTTATTGTTTCTTCTCTGAACGAACAAAGTCGAATGAATCTCAACCCCACGGAGCCGTGTTATTATCTGTGCTCGGCGGACGTAAAAGAAAACAGACGGTTCGCTGGACCGCTCGAAGCTCAGTGGCCCCGCCCACTCTTCTACTCTCTAAATGTGGAAATGTTGTCTTTTGTTAATGACAAATTATGTCTAACCGAAGGGAGGCTCACACCAAATCGCAACTTTCATCCTCAGCTTTAGTGGAAAACTACTGAGGAGGGGGGACACAGGGCAGCCACTGACTCTTCTCCTCCAGCTGGGAGGGCCTTAACACTACAGAACTCCATATGTTCAAATGTACATGAATCAAAATGGTTATGAAACGagtaatgaaataaatacatggtaaaaaaataaatagcagtACGGGCTCAGCTTGGAATAAAATGTGTCCCTCCACTACAACAGCCAGtgtaggctttaaaaaaaataaaaatagaactcaatattatatattttaataataatatgcaTCTATAAATGTATTATGTGTTtaatagcacattttaaaatgtagttGATAACTTTTAACAGTGAAGCAAGAGCATGGTGCTGCATATAACAGACAGGACCACAGACGGGTCTagaaaatgtgcagcaattttatttatttcttctctttagctgatagtTGGTGGGGCCCAGGTACACTGtaactgcatctctaccagttttTCTGCACTCCAGCCTTTTCGCACAGTGGAACAAATTCTCTTAATTCCAAATTCcataaaaatggaaaagggTTACCTTAAACGGATCATGTTGCTAATTTGTaagttcataagcattttttctttccatttcatAATCAATTCTACTCCAGGTCAAAGATATGTATAGGAAAATTTCCCTAATATGATATCATTTATAAGAAATACCCGTCTAGCGAATAATTGTGTAAGTGCATGGAGGTgggacctcacagcagaagcagAAAACTGCAACAAGATGAATACAGACGACTGAAACGATACAGACACGACCATGCAATGAAAAGCTGCAACATGAATGTTGATGCTAGTTTTGTGCCAAAGCATTTTAATCTTATGACTGCTCAACTTTGCATGTCAGAAGAAAAGTACACTTTGAACTAAAACCAAGTGTTAAATAAAAAGTCGCATTAATTGTGTTCGTAGAAAGACAAAGTGACTACAAAGTAAAAACCGGAACACATTTCGACCAACATTTCTGTTGGTCGGTACAGCGGATTGATAGCACCCAGTGACACAAAGGTGCACATCCGCGATTACAGTAGTTGTAACATAGTGAGCTGCATGTTTAACAGTTGGAATTCTGCTCGTCAGTATGACGTGTGTGGCTCTGAAAAGAGCCGTTGTGTTGACGTATGAGATGCAGTCAGTTTACTTTGAGCTCGTGTACTTGGTGACGGCCTTTGTGCCCTCAGACACGGCGTGCTTGGCCAGCTCACCAGGGAGAAGGAGGCGCACTGCGGTCTGGATCTCCCTGGAAGTGATAGTGGAGCGCTTGTTGTAGTGGGCCAGGCGAGATGCCTCGGCTGCGATGCGCTCGAAGATGTCGTTGACAAACGAGTTCATGATGCTCATGGCTTTGGAGGAGATCCCGGTGTCGGGGTGGACCTGCTTCAGCACCTTGTACACGTAGATGGCGTAGCTCTCCTTCCtggtctttctcttcttcttgccGCCCTTGCCGGCGGTCTTGGTCACGGCTTTCTTGGAGCCCTTCTTGGGCGCGGACTTGGCGGGTTCAGGCATTTTCTCTCCTCGATACTCTGCAGTAACGAATGAGCTGTTTGACCGAGAGCGGCGCTTTTTATACAGGCTGTATGCTAATACCACTGCGCGGGCCCTCGGATCTCATTGGTGGAGCCGCACAGTGGGCCGGACGTTGTGTTGGAGGGAGTTTGTGAACTTTGCTGAAACAGGCGCGCATCTAACAAAGACAGTGGGCTGTGTGATTGTGTCCTCGTTTGCTGAGACAGTCATTTGTTCTAAATGAGCAGTACATGTGGAGCTCTGTGTGGCAGATATGGATGTGTTAGTAGCAGTAATGTCTTCGGACAACAATGCAATCATTTTAATAACAATTCTGccttgtttcatgtttctgtagcGCCCATGTAAcatggtgatagtcacagtttacgctcaccagcacacagctttaaaactgagttttagctctcagtggagATTAAACACTGGGCATAATTAGGTAACTGCATAGTTTTACTGAAGTCTAATGTCTCACTGGAGCACACATATTAGACTGAAccccctctctctctatatatatatagtgtacaggaacatctgtgccgagtataacctggaagtcccgaggtcaaaatgggagatgcccccaagagtggtggagaatgaccgagctaagatcctgtgggacttccagatacagacggacaaaatggtggtggctaaccaaccggacatagtggtggtagacaaacagaagaagacggccgtagtgatcgatgtagcggttccgaatgacagcaacatcaggaagaaggaacacgagaagctggagttggttaaaaaaatatctaaactttgttgctgttgttctaAAGGAATAAACAATGCAAAGAATTATTTCTTAAATTGCAGTTTTCTTGGTGTGAACCTCAAAGGGTTAATGCTTGAAGTGGTTACTCTCTAAGGATGTAAGCTGTACGGAGTACTGCACATGTAGCTTTGAATGATTCTTAATGAGGTATTGCTCatagactgttttttttctttttaccttagtatttaataaaaactcggtaaaataaacaaacaaacaaacaaacaaacaaacaaacaaacacacacacacacacacacacacacacacagagtcagttCTAAAATTATTGATCagtgaaaacattaaacataagtTTTGAACATAAGAACTGAGCTGACCAAAGTTTGTTTAGTTGCAGAAGTTCTTTCAAGCACTAAGCTGCCAGATTTAGCACCTTCTTCCTTTATGTTCTCTCAGCATTGTTGGTGATCAAAACATTGACATGTGTCACTGTGTGGCAGAGTCTGTCAATGGTtgttcagaaaaataaaaaatcactaCTGAGAACTCATAAATGAGAAGCGTGGGGCGCTGGTTTGGCTTACAGGTTGAGCAGGTCACGATATTCTGTAAAGATAAATGCAGGACAACCTTTGGTTAAGATTGCTGGTTTTAGGAGTTATTTTGTTGCAGAAGTGATAGTGTTCTCTTCTTGCATTGATGATTGCACGGTTGATCTGGAGCGTTATCATTTGCAGGTTCAGTGGAAATAGTTCCAGTGATTCATTGTATATGTTGCAGTAGTTGCAAAATCTACAAGGAAGGTTCTGCAGCTCCTGAGGTGGTTTATTACAGGCACCTTTAGGAGTTCCTGTCTTGTGTTTTAAGTGTTGTATTTAAGGGTTTAGTTAAGATGCAAACGTTGTGATCTGCAGTTGTAGGTATTGCTATGGTTTAAGGTTTATTTAATtgcacacagcaaatccagcatgtccaaattaacactgtcggatttgatttcaacactattaaagtgtctatatgggtccacaccagagagtgttaatttttttatttttttaacttttttcctttttattttcacaaatagTACATAATTACATAACATAATACAGTGTACAAttcaaaaccaaaaaataaacaaacagacaaacaaacataaaacaaacaacaaactgataactaaaacacacaaaaaaaaaaaataataataatatatatatatatatatatatatatatatatatatatatataattcatTCTGAAAAGCGGGAAtgttactgttctgaacttctagaaatttcttttggaaataaacatttactaaaaagatgcaatggtttttgaaaacatttattctgaactgtgcaccacaatttcaaaacattttctgaaagatgtaacagtatacatgttctcactttcattagaattttgtttatcaaaaggtctgacatggtaaatgcaaataacagcattctcatcacttatttcttcaatacaatatgcatgtccttcattcatccctttgtggaacttcagcgcacttctgctctcccccatattccatcttcacaagcatatcctgtgcggagattgaataaaaattagttgacactaattaatggcacaaataatccagtaaacaattgcagcacagtaaaaaaaaaaggaatcctctttgagccattacttgtgtaaagtattttcccaaaagacaaggacacaggcaacaggtaatactgaactaaatgtaaaacctcaacctttttcatttttacctaaaccgtgtgcacaaaactctggagggatctatgctaacgtagaacccagtcaggacgcctgctactgctgtttgctcgtttttgttttttttatgggcgatcgttttcaggcttcaagtagcaccattataccaacgtttcacattctagacattgttttaggtgtatttgaccaaagatttgactgaaaattcacatgcaagctttttttcaaggctgtggtatttgcccgcaaacaatacctttcagctagctaaaacagaatattatgctatcagcgagcaacatggctaatgcctttcacacagctttgtctcaactccaaagagccacagaagtaaaagctcataataataattgaaacaatctttgaaaaaatgacttaccaagcatggcaaacaactcaaatatgtagagcaaaatgttctgaaacggcttcacttcagcttcgattggagccgtgctgggggcggagtctgtgaatttactctgttggtgtcatagcccctgtaggagttcagagttaagaggtcaagagttaatgtttccattttaacacctccagatttgacagagaaacactcatttttaacactcgattttaactactgtcattttacacctcagagttacattaaaagaatgtgactctacttagagtaaaattaactctacttttgcaagaagactattaacaccaaaacatttaacacttttgaatttgctgtgcagGTGTTGTTAGTTTATGTGGAGATGTTACTGTTTGTTTGCATGGTTTGTTTAGCTGGGTTTATCAGTGTTACTTGTTGGCAGAAAAGAGCAAATGCATGGCAGtaaatttaaatacattattttctcTTATCGTCTTATATAACCAAAGTCCAGTCTTCTACAATTTAAATGAGGGTGACACATCTTGGCAAAGTTCAGAGTGATACATATTTAAATGTAGGGTgtaggaaacttttttttttggagaaaaaca of the Astatotilapia calliptera unplaced genomic scaffold, fAstCal1.2 U_scaffold_1, whole genome shotgun sequence genome contains:
- the LOC113017252 gene encoding histone H4, encoding MSGRGKGGKGLGKGGAKRHRKVLRDNIQGITKPAIRRLARRGGVKRISGLIYEETRGVLKVFLENVIRDAVTYTEHAKRKTVTAMDVVYALKRQGRTLYGFGG
- the LOC113017213 gene encoding histone H2B 1/2: MPEPAKSAPKKGSKKAVTKTAGKGGKKKRKTRKESYAIYVYKVLKQVHPDTGISSKAMSIMNSFVNDIFERIAAEASRLAHYNKRSTITSREIQTAVRLLLPGELAKHAVSEGTKAVTKYTSSK